A DNA window from Malus domestica chromosome 12, GDT2T_hap1 contains the following coding sequences:
- the LOC103450795 gene encoding uncharacterized protein translates to MEVGRRISASPRPCSVRRVVAKKRGSSDGFVNSVKKLQRREISSKRDRAFGMSNSQERFRNMHLVEEYDTHDPKGHSSAILPFLMKRTKVIEIVAARDIVFALAHSGVCAAFSREKNERICFMNVSPDEVIRSLFYNKNNDSLITVSVYASDNFSSLKCRSTRIEYIRRGQPEAGFALFESESLKWPGFVEFDDVNGKVLTYSAQDSIYKVFDLKNYTMLYSISDKHVQEIKISPGIMLLIYNRATSHVPLKILSIEDGTVLKDFNHLLHRNKKVDFIEQFNEKLLVKQENENLQILDVRNAEMMEVNRTDFITPSAFIFLYENQLFLTFRNRLVSVWNFRGELVTAFEDHLLWHPDCNTNNIYITSDQDLIISYCKADSDDHWSEANAGSIHISNILTGKCLAKINPSNGGPKVDNCEGNAGSSRKQSNSSVVSSTVVDALKDVTALFYDEDRNEIYTGNRHGFVHVWSN, encoded by the exons ATGGAAGTGGGAAGGAGAATATCGGCAAGTCCTCGGCCGTGCTCCGTCCGGCGAGTGGTGGCGAAGAAGAGGGGTAGCTCCGATGGGTTCGTAAACAGCGTGAAGAAGCTTCAGAGGCGTGAGATTTCTTCGAAGCGTGATAGAGCTTTTGGGATGAGCAATTCCCAGGAGAGGTTCCGCAACATGCACCTCGTG GAGGAATATGATACTCATGACCCCAAGGGGCATTCTTCGGCCATATTGCCTTTTCTGATGAAAAGGACAAAGGTCATTGAGATAGTTGCCGCACGTGACATCGTCTTTGCTCTTGCACACTCTGGTGTTTGCGCAGCTTTTAGTAGAG AGAAAAACGAGAGGATTTGTTTCATGAATGTTAGTCCTGATGAAGTCATTCGGAGCTTGTTCTATAATAAGAACAACGATTCGCTCATCACAGTTTCGGTTTATGCATCAGACAACTTCAGCTCTTTGAAATGCAGATCCACAAGGATTGA ATATATAAGGAGGGGACAGCCAGAAGCTGGCTTTGCTCTTTTCGAGTCTGAGTCTTTGAAGTGGCCTGGGTTTGTAGAGTTTGATGATGTTAATGGCAAGGTGCTGACATACTCAGCACAGGATAG TATATACAAGGTGTTTGACCTTAAAAACTATACCATGCTGTACTCTATATCAGACAAACATGTACAAGAAATCAAAATCAG TCCAGGCATCATGCTGTTGATTTATAACAGAGCTACTAGCCATGTTCCTCTGAAGATTCTATCAATAGAAGATGGCACAGTTCTCAAAGACTTCAATCATCTACTTCATAGAAATAAGAAGGTGGACTTCATAGAACAGTTCAATGAAAAGCTTCTCGTCAAGCAAGAAAATGAGAACCTTCAGATTCTGGAT GTTCGAAATGCTGAGATGATGGAAGTTAACAGAACAGACTTCATAACTCCATCAGCATTTATTTTTCTGTATGAGAACCAGTTATTCCTGACGTTCAGAAATCGACTGGTGTCTGTGTGGAACTTTCGTGGAGAACTTGTAACTGCATTTGAGGATCACTTGTTATGGCATCCTGACTGCAATACCAATAACATTTATATAACAAGCGATCAGGATCTTATCATATCTTACTGCAAGGCTGATTCTGATGATCATTGGTCAGAAGCAAATG CTGGATCTATTCATATTAGCAATATCTTAACCGGAAAATGCCTGGCCAAAATAAATCCAAGCAATGGTGGTCCCAAGGTCGACAACTGTGAAGGCAACGCTGGCTCCTCAAGGAAGCAAAGCAACTCATCAGTGGTGAGCAGCACCGTCGTTGATGCTTTGAAAGACGTAACTGCTCTCTTCTATGATGAAGATCGCAACGAGATATATACAGGAAATAGGCATGGTTTTGTTCATGTGTGGTCAAACTGA
- the LOC139190233 gene encoding uncharacterized protein — MTTQPGTNWTLLEDVALCTSWVQVTHDSITGNEMQLREMWSLIHTNYLEKMGGQRTKESMSSRWKLLSQSFSTWRDALAQASGNLRSGENLTDQELQAQAWYGAKTKSKNKTFTRFECWNIVKDCPKFRVVHVGPEVFMNSTPLHSTPEHASHDHDEDDEEVPETPPVEQASGSTRYPIRPQGKKASKRKGNASKNDYAKYMEDLARQGELNLAREMAKFEADKAREDAKAAAFERKFEADERERELLRQEREHRREERMAERDRDIMKEPLEGKSPDSKYFWKSEKADVLRRRRAREARARGDGPSTTREDYPSMTREDHPSTTNWLGDGYHPFTNP, encoded by the exons atgactactcaaccaggtacgaattggacgcttcttgaagatgttgcgttgtgtactagttgggttcaagttactcatgattcgattacgggtaatgagatgcagttgcgagaaatgtggagtcttattcataccaattatcttgagaaaatgggtgggcaaagaactaaggaatcgatgtccagtcgttggaaattacttagtcaatcgtttagtacgtggagagacgccttggcacaagctagtggtaatcttcgaagtggggaaaatttaacggatcag gaacttcaagcacaagcttggtatggtgccaaaaccaaaagcaaaaacaaaacattcacccggtttgaatgttggaatattgtcaaagattgtcctaaatttagAGTTGTGCATGTCGGTCCAGAAGTTTTCATGAACAGCACCCCTCTACACTCTACACCTGAGCATGCCTCGCATGatcatgatgaagatgatgaagaagtgcctgaaacgccccccgttgaacaagcgtcggggtcgacccgttatccaattaggcctcaaggtaagaaggcttcaaagagaaaaggtaatgcttccaagaatgattatgcaaagtatatggaagatcttgcccgccaaggtgaattgaatttggcccgggaaatggctaaatttgaggctgataaggctagagaggatgcaaaagctgcagcttttgagagaaaatttgaagctgatgagagagaaagagaactacttcggcaagaaagggaacatagaagagaagaaagaatggctgaacgagatcgtgacattatgaaggagcctttagaagggaagtctccagactctaaatatttttggaagtcagAGAAAGCGGATGTGTtgcgaaggaggcgtgcaagagaagcgagagcaagaggagatggtcctagcaccacAAGAGAAGATTATCCTAGCATgacaagagaagatcatcctagcaccacaaattggttaggtgATGGTTATCATCCATTCACGaacccataa